In Capsicum annuum cultivar UCD-10X-F1 chromosome 8, UCD10Xv1.1, whole genome shotgun sequence, the genomic window CTCGTGCATATCTGTTGTTCGCCTACTATTTTCATACTATTGCTGTCTTTATTTGTCAGTCTATTTGCTGGTCTGTTGGGGCTTTGTTATGATTATTGAGTAGTGGTTGTGAGGGTTGATGATGGAGTAGGGTCATGTACGAGGGAGTCGAGGGAGTTGGGGTTTGGGATAGTTTTGTGAGGAGGGTAAAGGGGAGGGCAGAGGTTGGGAGAAGGGGCATAGGCTGGGTGTTCAGGATAGTCCAGGGAGGGGTGGAAAAGGTAGGCGAGAGGCAAGAGGAGATAGGCTGAGGGGTAGGGTCTTGGAACagagggacccttcagggtaagtccatagagttGGTGAAGATTtttaagaagaggaggattaacATTGCATGTGttcaggagactaagtgggtaggttctaaggccAGAGATGTGGATAGGTACAAGTTATGGTAATCAGGCAGTGAAAGGCGTCGTAATAGAGtgggcatcttagtggatgaggagTTGAGAGAgaaggtggtggaggttaagagggtcaatAATAGGCTGATGACGATTAAGTTTAGGGTTTACGCTGCATGTATGTAGTGTGTATGCACCGCAGGTGGGCTTGATAGAGGAGGTGAAGTGAgtttttgggaggctttggacgaggtggtgagaagcgtgcctagctcggagaagattgccATAGCAGGTGACTTCAATCGGCACATTGGGGTTTTTCTGAGAAGTTATGATGAGTTGCGTGAAGGGTTTGGTTTCGGCGACAGAAATGGTGAAGGGGTTgctctgttggattttgtgaGGGCTTTTGGGCTGGTGGTTGTGAATTcgagcttcccgaagaaggaggatcaccttattACTTTCCAAAGTGCAtcagccaagactcagattgactttctgctgcttaggaaaggggataggttTCTTTGTAAAGATTGTAAAGTCATTCCGAGTGAACAACTTTTGACTCAGCACaggcttctggtgatggacttaTTTATCAAGAAGAGCAAAAAGAGTAGGGCTGGAGAGAGGCGACCTAGAATTCAGTGGGGTAGATTAACACCAGTTAGTGTGCTGGAGTTAGAGGAGAAgatggcggaaatgagaatgtgggagtgtagggggacgTGGATGTCATGTGGGATAAGGCGTCCAGCTGTATCCGGGAGACGGCTAAAGAGGTGTTGGGGGTTTTAAGGGGTCAGGCAGGACGATAtaagggggattggtggtggaatgaagaagttaagaaaaaagtgaagattaagaagggggcgtatgttaagttgattgagagtgaAGATGAAGAGAAGAAGCGGGTGAATAGAGAGGTGTACAAAGTTGcaaggaaagaggctaagttagcggttacagTTGCTAAGACAACAACGTCTGAGAGCTTATAtacggggttagaggagaaagagggaaaaTAGGTTATATAGGcttctaaggctagggagaggaaggggcGTGACCTcaatcaagtgaagtgcattaagggtgaggatggtagagttttggtggaAGATGGTCACATTAGGAAGAGATGGtaggagtattttcatagactaTTAAATGAGGAGGGGAACAGAGGCATTGTGTTAGGGGGAATTGGAGCACTCGGAGGAGAGCCGTGATTTCAGTTACTGTAGAAGTTTTAAGGTATAGGAGGTCAGATAGGCTATTCGTAAGATACGAagaggtagggcgacggggcctgacgagattccagtagatttttggaagtatgctgATGGGGCAGGCTTAAGGTTGTTGACTGACTTGTTCAACGCTATTTTCAAGACTGCGAGAATTCCTGAGGCTTCGAGatagagtacgatgattccattatataaaaacaagggtgacattcagagttgcaacaactataggggtattaagctgttgagtcacactatgaagatttgggagagggtggttgagcggagattgaggaagctagtgtccattttggagaatcagtttggttttatgcctggtcgcttgacgacagaggcaatccacctggtgagaagattggtggagcagtatagggaaaggaaaagggatttgcacatggtgttcattgatctggagaaggcatacgataAAGTCTCTAGGGAGGTCCTTTGGAGATGCTTAAAGATGA contains:
- the LOC124886647 gene encoding uncharacterized protein LOC124886647, which gives rise to MTIKFRVYAACDFNRHIGVFLRSYDELREGFGFGDRNGEGVALLDFVRAFGLVVVNSSFPKKEDHLITFQSASAKTQIDFLLLRKGDRFLCKDCKVIPSEQLLTQHRLLVMDLFIKKSKKSRAGERRPRIQWGRLTPVSVLELEEKMAEMRMWECRGTWMSCGIRRPAVSGRRLKRCWGF